A window from Candidatus Woesearchaeota archaeon encodes these proteins:
- a CDS encoding divalent cation tolerance protein CutA translates to MVLVYITCKDRKEALRISEHLLAKKLIACANIFPIESIYRWENKIQQDKEYAALGKTIKSKFDSIIKEVQSIHSYDLPCISLLDSGSESRYEAWVKKEIA, encoded by the coding sequence ATGGTACTTGTATACATTACCTGCAAAGACAGAAAAGAAGCTCTCAGGATATCAGAGCACCTGCTGGCAAAAAAATTGATAGCTTGTGCCAACATATTTCCCATAGAGTCAATTTATAGGTGGGAAAATAAGATACAGCAGGATAAGGAATATGCAGCGCTTGGCAAAACCATAAAAAGCAAATTTGACAGCATTATCAAAGAAGTACAAAGCATACACTCCTATGATCTTCCGTGCATCTCCTTGTTGGATTCAGGTTCAGAATCAAGGTATGAAGCATGGGTTAAAAAAGAAATAGCATAA